The segment GATCGAGCAGGTCGTAGCAGCCATGTTCCCGGAAGCCTTCAACACCACGGACGACGAAATCAAGTTCGACAACCGCTCCGATAACAAGGGCCCCGAACCGGAAGCCGTCGCCATCGGCGAGATCGACGGCCGCGTGTACGCTTTTGTGGGCCTGGAACGCATGGGCGGTATCATGACCTTTGACATCACCATTCCCGAAAATCCGGTTTACTGCCATTATATCAACAACCGGAACATGAACTGGGACGAGGACGACGAAACCACCGGCCCGGCCCTGGACATGGCGCCCGAAGGTCTGATTTTCATCCCGGCTTCCGACAGCCCCAACGGCAAGCCCATGCTGGCCTGCGCCAATGAAGTCTCCGGCACCACCACCCTGTATTCCGTGGACAGCGCCTCCCGCAAGGCGGAATTCGCGGTTTTTACCGACCCCCATTACTACGATTCTTCCCTGGGAACCGAAGGCGCCGCCTTCGAAGCCTATCTGCTTCAGGACCGCAAGCTCATCGCGGAGAGCGAGGCTATCATGGACTCCACCGTGCAGATGATCCGTGCGGAAAACCCGGACTTTGTGCTGGTGTGCGGCGATTTGACCAAGGACGGCGCTTTGGCCAGCCATCAGGAATTCGCCGAGGGCATCGCCAAGATCGAGGCCGCCGGCGCCCAGGTGTACGTGGTTCCCGGCAATCATGACGTTAACAACCCCCAGGCCTACGGCTACGAAGGCGACAACGAAGTGGCCGTGGACAACATCAGCGCCGAAGACTTTGCAACCATCTATGCGGACTTTGGATACAACGAAGCCATCGCACGCGACCCCAACTCCCTGTCTTACGTGGTTCAGCCCAATGACTGGCTGCGCATCATCGGCATGGACTCCTGCAAGTACAGCGACGAAGATAACGCCGAACACGCCGAAACCAGCGGCGCTTTTTCCGCCGAAACCCTGGCTTGGATTAAAGCCCAAACCGAGGAAGCCGTGGAAGCGGGTTTCACGGTCATCGGATTTGAACACCACAACCTGGTGGAGCACTACACCGGCCAATCCGTGGACGCCATCGGCGCCGACTACGTGATCGACGATTACGAAAACGTCGCCACGACCCTGGCGGACGCTGGCATGCACGTGGTTTTTACCGGCCACTACCACGCCAACGACATCACCAAATTCGCCACGGCCGCCAGCTTTGTCTATGACGTGGAAACCGGCTCCTCGGTGACCAGCCCCTGCCCCTGGCGCACGGTCTCTCTGGACGGCTCCGAAAAGACCATGGAAATCTCCACCCATCTCATTGAATGGATCGACTACGACCTGGACGGCGAGTACTTCCAGGATTACGCCGCTGAATACCTGGAAGAAGGCCTGGAAGTGGTGGCGACCGTTTTGCTGCAGTCCCTGTTCGGCGTGGACGCGGCCACGGCCCAGGCTTTGGCCCCTGATGTAGCCGCCGCTTACGCCGCGCATTACGCCGGCGATGAAACCCCAACGGCCGAAGTCCTGGCGAAAATCAACGCCTACCTGGCCAACGAACAAACCGCGACCCTGGGCCAGATGATGGGAACCCTTTGGACGGACCTCAATCCTTCGGACGGCGCGGTTTATATTGACCTGGTAACGGGAGAAAGCGTGGACCTTTCCAAATAGGATCTTTACAAAACAAAAAGCCCTCCCGCCTGAAGCTCCGGGAGGGCGAGGAATAACCTGAGCCCGCCAAGATCGGACCAACCGGTTTTGGCGGGCTTTTTTTATTCGTCATAAATAAAGGTCAATATCTTTGGTTTCAGGCGGATGGATTTATCCTTTGATCTGTGATACTCCTAAGCCCGCAGTACGGCTTTTTGCGGCCCTTTTCAACCCTCAAGACATCTTACCGCTCGCCCGGAGTTAATGCGCGCCTTGCATCAGAGGTTTTATGGAGTATCGTAGAGAAATTGATGGAATGAGGGCCGTCGCCGTCATGCCGGTTATCCTGTTTCATGCAGGGCTCAATCTGTTTCAGGGCGGATACGTAGGCGTTGACATCTTTTTTGTGATCAGCGGATATTTGATCACAACGATAATTCTTAATGATCTGGCCAAGGACAATTTTTCCATCGTCGCTTTTTATGATAGAAGAGCGCGCCGGATTTTGCCCGCCTTGTTTTTTATAACCCTGGCTTGCTTCCCCTTTGCCTGGATGTGGCTGTCTCCGCATTATTTGGAGGAATTCTCCCAAAGCGTGATGGCCGTCGCCTCATTTTGCTCCAATTTCCTGTTTTACTCCCAAAGCGGATATTTTGACACAGCCGCGGAATTAAAGCCCCTGCTCCATACCTGGAGCCTGGCGGTGGAGGAGCAGTTTTACCTCTTCTTTCCGATCTTCCTGTTTTTATTATGGAAATTTGCCAGGAAGATTTTATTCGGCGCCTTGCTTGTCGTCGGCGTATGCAGCCTGTTTTTGGCCCAGTGGATGGCGCATCATAATCCGTCCGCCGCTTTTTACCTGCTGCCCACCCGCGGCTGGGAGCTGGCCGTCGGCGCATGGCTGGCCTACTACTTTGTTTTTAAAAAGGATCAAAAAGCCTTTGCAGAGTCCGTAAAAAAATTAAGCGGGCCGTTGGCGTTCGTCGGGCTAATTTTAATCGGATACGCGGTTTTCGCCTACGACAGAACAACGCCTTTTCCCGGGTTCCACGCCCTTGCGCCAACAGCGGGCGCGGCCCTGGTCATCGCTTTTGCAACGCCAAGCAATGCGGTGGGGCGCCTTTTGGGCGCCAAACCTCTGGTTGGGCTTGGTTTAATCAGCTACAGCGCCTATTTATGGCATTATCCGCTTTTTGTTTTCGCCCGGCACAGACTGTTGACCGAGCCAAGCCTGAATGTATTCCTGGGCCTGGCTGCTGCGTCCCTGGTTCTTGCTTATTTAAGCTGGAAATTTATCGAGACTCCATTCCGAAACAAAGCAAAGGTCCAAAGAAAAACGATCTTCACTTTCGCCGGCATAGGATCCGTTTTTTTAATCACAGCCGGGTTTTTGGGGTATTTTGGCTACGGCTGGCCCACAAGAATGCCGGAAGGGCTCATAAGCGCGTTATCCAGCGCGGTGAATAAAGGCCCCCTGGTTGATAAATGGCATATCATGGGGCCTGGACAGCCCGATGACGTCCGGGACTCGTTTAAAAATGTCGCCCCAGGCAAAAATGACGACAATATCATGTATCTGATTGGAGACTCCCACGCGGGCGCCATTGCAGAGGGCCTGATGCAGACCCTGGATAACTCCGATTACGGCTTCATGTACATCTCTTACACGGCGTGCCCCCCCATTGAAAACGTCTACAGGCCGGACAAGGGGGACGACCACAGGTGTTATGAGCACAACCAGGATTTGTACAATTACATCCTTGAAAACGATCAAATCAAATACGTGGTGTTGGCCGCCCGGTGGACCTTATACCTTGAAAAGGAAAGATTCGACAATGGCGAGGGCGGCGTCGAATACGGAGAGCCGGGCGGGTTGGACGTTATATCGGACAACCGAAAAATTGTCAGCCGGGAGGAAGACAGAAAAAGCAATCTTGAAGCCGCCTACCAGGAGTCCATTCAAAAACTATTGGATGCAGGCAAAAAGGTGGTGATCGTGTATCCCATTCCGGAAGTGGGATGGAGCGCGCCGGCGTATATCAACAAATGGGCCTTTATCCACGGCGCGGAAGCGGCCGACCTGGATAAGAGCGTGGGCTCCACCGACTACCAAGCCTTTCTTAAACGCAACAAAGGGGCCTGCGAAATGCTTGATTCCTTGGGCCAGCATCCCAATCTGTACCGAGTGTATCCCGAGCGCATATTTTGCGACACGTTCGTTAAAGGAAGGTGCGCCGTCCAGAGCAACGGCCGTATTTTTTATCGGGACGACAACCATTTATCAATTTTTGGAGCAAGGCTTGTAGCCCGGGAAATCCTCAAGACCCTCCAGTAGCCGCCATGTGGTCAAAAAAAAAGACGGGCGGGACCCTCCGGTCAGTCCTGAAAGCCCGGGCGCCGTTGGCAGGCGCGGGGGCCTGCGCTGCAAATCGAATTCAACCCATGGCGTATCAAAAGGCAGTGCGGCATCAGGGCTTGTCCTGTGTATTTTTTGGGCGGTCCATCCCGGTCTGCAGAAAATCCGGGAGTAGGGCGCGAATTCATCCTGGCAGGGTGGCCCAGGCATGCAATGCCTGGGGCCGGAGGCCAAAAGGCGCGACCCACGAAGAACTTTCAAATTGGGGATGGCCGGCGGGCGAATGGCCTTGCATAGGATCTCGTTCCAATCAAATTATCCTTATGCGCTGCAATAGCCCGGCCAGCCGCGGCAGGGCAGTATCCTGCCGGGGCGCGTCAGCGCAATAAGTGCGGCCTGTGCATTGCTGGAAACCAGTGAGGACGGGCGGCCCAGGGAAGCTATTTGAGCCCATGCGCTCAATGTTGCACTTTCCATACAGTCCTGCGGCCATGTAATTTTAATTGACGGGTAATTGATGGGAAGAGGGTAAAACAAAGGGTTGTAATTGTATCTATCTGTAAATATTGTATAATTTTAATTGATGGGTAATTGATGGAAATCCGTTGCTCAAGTATTATATGCCTTGCAAGGCAAAAACCTTTCCCCAATCGTCCCAGGTTTTGGCGGGCTCCATTTTGTCCGGGAAAAAACAACTTGCCGTATCAATATCCATTTGCGATAAAAGTATACCCTCTGCAATCTATCATTCAATGCAAATGCGGTCTCTATTGATTGAGTTAAAAAACGCTGGGGCTGGAGCAGCTTTTGATGCTGACACCCTGGGATTAAATTCAAATATGGGGGCATTTTCATGAAAATGGATTCAATAAAGAAAATCCTTTTATCGCGTCGCCTTTTTCTGTTGGCCAGCGACAATTTGCAAAGCCCTAATGACATTTCGAGAACTGTTGGAGTGTGTCTTCTGCAAGATGCTGTAGAGGTTTTTTTGTTATCTGTCGCAGAAGAGGTAAACGCTAACATTAAGAATAATACAACATTTGATCAGTATATTAATCTCATTAATGATGAGCTTAAATCTGAAAAACTACCATTTAGAACTAAATTGATTTCACTGAACAAACTTAGAGTAAATGCAAAACATTATGGGTTGATTCCTTCTTCTTCTGAAACGAGAGGCCTGCTCGTTGCAATGGAAGAGTTTTTCAACGCTGTTACCTCGTCTATTTTCAATAAGTCCTTTGCCTCTATAAGTATGATCGATTTGGTAAATGAGGGAGAAGAAAAGGCCTTGTTGGAGGCGGCTAAGGACCAATATGAGAAAGGGAATTTTACCCAATCGCTAATAGATTGCCGAAAGGCATTTTTTATTCGTTTTGAATCCAAATATGACATTTCAATGTTTGAGAACCAGGATCAATCTGGAGGTGATGATTGGTTTGCGTTTATTTTGTGTCAAGCTCCCTTCTATGCACGAAATAAACAATACATTGAGGACAATGTGCTTGAACCAACTGATTATATTGTATTTGATTTAAGTAGGTTAGAAATGGATATATTGAAATCGGGCTTAGATCACACCGAGTTTTGGAATGTCTTTCGTAAGCGTTCAGGGGGCTAAAAAAAGTCCTACTTAGGAATTATTCCTACTAGACGTCCTCTGTGTTATGTGCTAGGGTTGTTTCATGAAACCCAAGCGCCCCATATCCGACCTGGACTGGCAACTCACTCCCCAACCTATGCGTGAGTATGTGCTCTATCTG is part of the Desulfatibacillum aliphaticivorans DSM 15576 genome and harbors:
- a CDS encoding acyltransferase family protein, whose protein sequence is MEYRREIDGMRAVAVMPVILFHAGLNLFQGGYVGVDIFFVISGYLITTIILNDLAKDNFSIVAFYDRRARRILPALFFITLACFPFAWMWLSPHYLEEFSQSVMAVASFCSNFLFYSQSGYFDTAAELKPLLHTWSLAVEEQFYLFFPIFLFLLWKFARKILFGALLVVGVCSLFLAQWMAHHNPSAAFYLLPTRGWELAVGAWLAYYFVFKKDQKAFAESVKKLSGPLAFVGLILIGYAVFAYDRTTPFPGFHALAPTAGAALVIAFATPSNAVGRLLGAKPLVGLGLISYSAYLWHYPLFVFARHRLLTEPSLNVFLGLAAASLVLAYLSWKFIETPFRNKAKVQRKTIFTFAGIGSVFLITAGFLGYFGYGWPTRMPEGLISALSSAVNKGPLVDKWHIMGPGQPDDVRDSFKNVAPGKNDDNIMYLIGDSHAGAIAEGLMQTLDNSDYGFMYISYTACPPIENVYRPDKGDDHRCYEHNQDLYNYILENDQIKYVVLAARWTLYLEKERFDNGEGGVEYGEPGGLDVISDNRKIVSREEDRKSNLEAAYQESIQKLLDAGKKVVIVYPIPEVGWSAPAYINKWAFIHGAEAADLDKSVGSTDYQAFLKRNKGACEMLDSLGQHPNLYRVYPERIFCDTFVKGRCAVQSNGRIFYRDDNHLSIFGARLVAREILKTLQ